The Salmo salar chromosome ssa06, Ssal_v3.1, whole genome shotgun sequence sequence TGCAGAGGCCTTAAGGCTGCAAACCCAACTGAACATGCTGCAGAGGCCTTTAGGCTGCAAACCCAACTGAACATGCTGCAGAGGCCTTAAGGCTGCAAACCCAACTGAACATTCTGCAGAGTCCTTAAGGCTGCAAACCCAACTGAACATTCTGCAGAGGCCTTAAGGCTGCAAACCCAACTGAACATTCTGCAGAGGCCTTAAGGCTGCAAACCCAACTGAACATTCTGCAGAGGCCTTAAGGCTGCAAACCCAACTGAACATGCTGCAGAGGCCTTAAGGCTGCAAACCCAACTGAACATGCTGCAGAGGCCTTAAGGCTGCAAACCCAACTGAACATTCTGCAGAGGCCTTAAGGCTGCAAACCCAACTGAACATGCTGCAGAGGCCTTAAGGCTGCAAACCCAACTGAACATTCTGCAGAGGCCTTAAGGCTGCAAACCCAACTGAACATGCTGCAGAGGCCTTAAGGCTGCAAACCCAACTGAACATGCTGCAGAGGCCTTAAGGCTGCAAGAAAAGATGGCGCCGAAAGATCGGGCAGCCTCGCTTTTAGcccctaagcaactttgcagtatttagttttttatgtGTTATAAAAAACAAGTCAAATGGATttcgctacaccagcaataacatctgctaaacatgtgtatgtgaccataaGATTTTATTTGAAGCCTCAGGCTGGGGGATTATagcctatactgtatacagtcatTACATTGTAATTGATCATATTTTCCCGAAGTTGCCTCAAGATTTATCATAGTTAAAGAATGAATGGACCAACCTTCCGTCACTTGTCTGACATGCGACGACTATCAGTTGATAACATTACATTGGTTGGTAGGTGAGAGGATGGAGGTCAGAGGTGTTGATACTGACAGTTGATTGCATCAAAGCTTAATAATTTAACTAAttcatttggtgggtgcttatatttgtcctatttcctATTAGTCCTATGTGTGTTTTTGGCACatcccaactctccctgagacaccctcggagagtggggtcgTGAGCCTGGAGCAATtatggcctgtttattgccttacctcctcacgtcaTTTGCacgcactgtatatagacttcctttttttttctattgttttattgactgtacgcttgttattcaatgtgtaactctgtgttgttgtttgtgtcacactgctttgctttatcttagccaggtcgcagttgtaaatgagaacttgttctcaactagcctacctggttaaataaagatgaaataaaataaaataactaaAAAGTGCCTTGCGATTTTTTCTACCTTGTTGCTGGCCCAATgccctaaccgctaggctacgtgCCGCCCTAATCAACACAATGGCCTGTGGAAGCCATTCCCAGTTCACACACAGGTAAGAAGGTAGGACCTAGCCTAGCCCTGTGACTTCAGCCTACATACACTGTTGAATATGAATAGGCCTGGGTCTGTGTGGCTGGGCAGCAAAGAATGCAAATGAGAAAAGGCTAACAACCAACCCCTGATTACCGAAAaatatccttctctctcacaACCCACTGACTCTCTGACTATCACACAGAGGCAGTGCAGTAAATTTTACAACATTTACATGACAGCCTTGTCCCACTGACAAGATGTACTCAATGTCCTTGGTTTGATTTGATATTCTCTTGTCTTTATTATGCTTCAGTACCCGTTCTTACTTGGTTACCTAAAAGGGCTACTGAAGTACACTATTCCACTGTCTCCAGTCCAGGACTCCAATAGAACTCAGTTCATTTACCAATTTTGGGATGATTCCAAAGCTACAAGTTCTTAGTAAGTCTTCATAagttaataaataataatagtcATTATTCTGTCCAGGGCCCATGGGATCTCATCTCAGATAAAACAGAATAATTTCTTCCAGCTGCATTTAGAGAAGGCCTTGCTGCGTCTGTCCGACAGCTGCCTCTTCTTCTCCTTTCTGACCTTGTGTTTGATGGCAGAAAAGATGGCCGCGTCGAACGCCTCTTTTAAGTTCTTCTGCGTCAATGAAGAACATTCCACATAGTCCGCCGCTCTGATCTTCACCGCCATGCTCCGCGCCCGAGGGGTCAGCACTGGTTTGACCCCGCGGCGGGCCAGGTTGATCAGAACGTTGACGTCCAGCAGGAGGTCGGACTGGGTGCCCACAAGGATGATGGGAGCTGAGGGGTTGCAGGCTCGGATCTCTGGGATCCACTTGTTGGTGACATTGTGGAAGGAGGTGGGGTTGACCACACTGAA is a genomic window containing:
- the rhov gene encoding rho-related GTP-binding protein RhoV encodes the protein MPPQMDYYCEESRVPSSCGLMSQEAGLEREPAPGLERETAAISCMLVGDGAVGKTSMIVSYTSNGYPTEYKQTGFDVFSGQVQVEGAPVRIQLLDTAGQEVFDDFRSLSYSQTDVFLLCFSVVNPTSFHNVTNKWIPEIRACNPSAPIILVGTQSDLLLDVNVLINLARRGVKPVLTPRARSMAVKIRAADYVECSSLTQKNLKEAFDAAIFSAIKHKVRKEKKRQLSDRRSKAFSKCSWKKLFCFI